The following is a genomic window from Candidatus Gorgyraea atricola.
TAAAATCCTGGATGTTTTTGTGGGTGGAGAAAATCCTAGCATTATTTACGGATAAGATAATCACAGTGAGCGAGACATTAAAAAAAGAACTTGTTGTAGAATACAGAATTGCACCTGAAGGAAAAGTTCAGGTGGTAGAATTGGGATTTGATTTGGGGGAGCTTTTGAGTCTTCCTGTTAAAGAGGCCGGGGATATTGTGAAGATTGGGATAGTCGGGAGGTTGGTGCCGATAAAAAATCATAAGATGTTGTTTAGGGTAGCCAGCAGGGACAAGGGACAAGGGACAAGGGACAAGGTAAGGTTTATAGTGATTGGAGATGGAGGGCTGAGGAGTGATTTGGAAAATTATGTTAAAGAATTAGGGATAAAAGATATCGTAGAGTTTAAGGGATGGGTAAAAGATTTGAAGGAAATTTATGAAGATATGGATATCCTTGTATTGACTTCTCTTAATGAAGGGACGCCTGTGTCTATTATTGAGGCAATGGCTTCGGCAAGGCCTGTGGTGGCGACTGATGTAGGCGGGGTAAGGGATGTGGTGGAGGATGGAAAGAGCGGGTACTTGGTAAAGTCAGGAGATGAAAGAGATTTTTCGGAAAAATTAGCGGGATTAGTGAGCGACAGAGATAAGCGGCTGCGATTCGGAGAATATGGCAGGGAATCAGTCAGGGAAAGATTTTCAAAAGAGAGATTGATAAAAGATATATATAAGTTGTATAATAAAGCTTTGAGCAAAGGAGATAGTTTAAGATGAAGACATTGATTACAGGGGGCGCGGGGTTTATTGGATCTCATCTTGCGGATGAATTGATCAAGGCTGGCAACAGTGTTACCGCGCTTGATGACCTGTCTACCGGCAGGTTTGAGAATATTGCGCATCTGGATGGAAATAAGAATTTTCGTTTTGTCGAAGGCACGGTTTTAAACGAGTCGCTGGTGGATAAACTTGTTGAGAAATGTGATGCCGTATATCATCTGGCCGCGGCAGTAGGCGTGGATCTGATAGTAAAGAAGCCGCTTGAGTCCCTGGTTACAAATATAAAGGGAAGTGAAATAGTGCTGGAGATGGTGCATCGTTATCATAAAAAGGTACTTATTACCTCTACTTCAGAGATATACGGTAAGAATACGAATGGCCCTTTAAAGGAAGAGGACGACAGGATCCTGGGCTCGCCTTTAAAGGCGCGATGGGGATACTCTACTGCAAAGGCAGTGGATGAGATACTCGCTTATACATACTGGCGTCAGAAAAAGGTGCCCAGTGTAATAGTAAGGCTTTTTAATACAGTTGGGCCGAGACAGACAGGCGCTTATGGAATGGTGGTCCCTAGATTTGTAAATCAGTCGCTTAAAGGTAAAGACATAACCATTTATGGAGACGGGAAACAGTCGAGGTGTTTTTTACATGTAAAGGATGTAGTTGGAGCGCTTATAAAATTGATGACTAATAAAGACGCGGTAGGCAAGGTCTTTAATATAGGCAGTCAGGAAGAGATAAGCATAGAGAATCTTGCTAAAAAAGTAATAGAGATCACGAAGAGCAGATCAAAACTCGTCTATATCCCTTATGATAAGGCATATGAAGATGGATTTGAGGATATGCAGCGAAGGGTACCTGATACCACAAAGGTCAATAAGGCCATAGGATTTAAACCAACCATAGATCTCGAAGGGATTATAAAGAGTGTAGTGGATTATAGCATGACGCATCACGAGAAAGGCAAATGATACCACTAAAGACCTACCTTATACCATTTTTTACCTCTTTCGCGCTTTCCATACTTTTAACCCCTCTTGTAAGAAGAATCGCTTTAAACAGAGGCTATATCGCGAAACCTACAAAGGACAGGTGGCATAAGACAGAAACCGCGCTTTTTGGCGGCATAGCTATCTTTATTTCCTTTATTGTCCCCTACGTTATTTTTGTAAAACCTGATATTAATATTACGGGTATTATTCTTTGCGGGGCCATGATCTTTGCGCTAGGGCTTTTTGATGATATCAAACATATAAAGCCTCACACCAAGCTCATAGGTCAGATCATTATCGCGTCCCTGCTGGTAAGTTTTGGCGTGAACATAAAGGTCATCCCATACCAGATAATAAGTATGCCTCTTACAGTTCTGTGGATAGTAGCTATTGTAAATTCCTTTAATCTCCTTGATAATATGGACGGGCTTTCAGCTGGCATCGCGGCTATTGTTTCCAGCATCATATTCGTGTTCGCGCTTTTAAATGGGAGTCTTTTGCTGGCATTACCGGCATTAATACTCGCGGGTAGTCTACTCGGCTTTTTAAGATATAATTTTAACCCTGCTAAGATCTTTATGGGGGATTCCGGCAGTATGTTTATAGGTTTTATGCTGGCAGCTATAACGCTGCAGGGCAGCTGGAAAGAGTCCACGCATTTAGTGATGATACTTGTTATACCTGTCCTGGTCCTTGCTGTCCCGATCCTTGATACAGTGTTTGTGGCAATTGCAAGAAGCTTAAGTAAGCATAAAATATTTCAAGGAGGCAGGGATCATATATCGCACAGGATGGTGGTCCTGGGGCTCTCTGACAAGAAGACTGTGATCGCCTTATATTGCATAAGTATACTTTTTGGCGGCATAAGCGTTCTATCAATGTTTGTCAGTTCTATGGTGACGCTGATGCTTGTTCTGGTAGCGGCCATAACGCTTATATATTTTGCTACATTTCTAGGCAAGGTCAAGGTCTATACAGACCTCGAGCCAAAGGATTTTAAGAAAAAAAGCGGTAAGGTGATATTAGATGGCATGTTGATGCACAAGAGAAGGATGCTGGAGGTAGGGATCGACTTTATATTGATATGTGTCGCATATGTGTCAGCATATCTTTTAAGGTTCGAGGGTATATTGTCTTTGGAAAATCAGAGCCTTATTGTAAAGTCATTGCCTGTAGTGGTGATCATAAAATACGCGGTATTTTTTAAATTCGGACTTTATAGAGGTATCTGGAGATATGTAAGCGTGACAGATCTTATAGATATCTTCAAGGCTATTTTATTCGCGTCGGTTGCCGCGGCAATGGCTGTGCTTTTTGTATGGAGATTCCAGGGATTTTCAAGAGCAGTTTTTGTTATTGATTGGCTTTTACTTTTTGTCCTGATCTCAGGGACAAGGATCCTTGAGAGGATCTACAAGGAGATATTTGACCAGGCCAGTTTGAGCGGTAAGAATGTTTTGATCTATGGAGCAGGGGACGCGGGAGAGATCGTTTTAAGAGAGATAAAGAATAACAAGATCCTTGGATATAAACCAGTGGGATTTTTAGATGATGACGAGGAAAAGTTGGGCAGGCGCATACACGGTGTTTCTGTTTTAGGTTCAAGGAAAGATATGATGCAGATAACTAAACGCAAAGAGGTACATGAGATCATAGTAGCCATACCTGACCTTCCAAAGGATCTTTTCGAAGAAACAGTAGGTATTTGCAGGAGTTTGGATATAAACTGCAAGAAGATGCAAGACATCCTGCCGAAATAACATGAAAATCGGAATTGACATTCGCTCAACGCTTAAAAAGAAAACAGGCATAGGGAAATATACGCTTAATCTGATCAATGCCCTGGCAAGGGTGGATTCTGATAATAGTTATTATCTGTATAGCAGGAAAAAGATCCTGGATTTTAAGAGACGTTTGCCTAAATTGCCAGGCGCGAATTTTTCGCATTGCAGGGTGTTGCGGGATCTGGATGTGTTTCATACCTCATCTTATGATCTAGAAAAGCCCAAGAAGGCAAAATATATTGTTACAATTCATGACGTGATCATCAAGGCATATCCGCACGGGCACAGTGAACAGACAATAAAGGAAGTAGATGAGAAGCTCAAGAGGGTTTTGGGCGAGGCAGATGTGCTGGTAGCGGATTCGTATAATACTAAGGCGGATTTGGTGAAGTTTTATGGGGTTGGCGAGAAGAGAATAACTGTTATATATCCTGGGGTGAATGTTAGGGACCCCGTACCAGTCGCTTCGCTCCGGTACGGGGCAGGCAAGGGTAATGGGGAATACATACTTTTTGTGGGGACTCTGGAGCCTCGGAAGAATGTGGAAGGGGTTATTAAGGCATTTGATTGGCTGAAGAAAGAATATGGTATAAAGCATAAACTGTATATCGTAGGCATGAAGGGGTGGATGTTTGAGAATATCTTTAAGGTATACGAGGCCTCAGAGTTTAAGAATGACATAATATTTAAAGGTTATGTGGATGATGGGGAATTAGACAGGCTATATAGACAGGCAACCCTTTTTGTATACCCTTCATTCTATGAAGGGTTTGGCTTTCCAGTAATAGAGGCATTTAGTTATGGCCTGCCTGTTGTCACGTCCAGGACTTCTTCATGTGGTGAGATAGGTAAAGACAGCGCCTTACTCGTAGATCCTGCGAATTACAAGGATATTGGCGAGAGGATATTGAAGATCCTCAATAGCGAGGATCTTCAAAAAGAGCTGGCCAATAGAGGTATTGACAGGGCCAAAGAATTTTCATGGGATAGGACTGCGAAGGAATTTTTGAAATTGATTACCTCCACCTGTTCGACCTCGTAGGTTGGAATCTATATATTTTATTGACAACTAGTTATATTTTGATATAATAATTCATACAATTAAATATTGATCTTCGGGACGGGGTGAAATTCCCCACCGGCGGTGATAGTCCGCGAGCCCCTGTATAACGCAGGGTGAGCAGACTCGGTGAGATTCCGAGACCGATAGTTAAAGGCTAGATGGTAGAAGACAAGAACGCTATGTTACCCGAAGATCATCTTCGGGTTTTTTATTTAGTCCGCCTCAGGCGGACTAAATAACCCCGAGCTTGTCGAGGGGTTTACGGTAATAGAGGAGAGTCATGAGATTTAACGCCATTCAAGATGTGATCTCGGATTTTAAAAGAGGCAAGATGGTCATTGTCATAGATGACGAGGGCCGTGAGAACGAGGGTGATCTTGTTGTTGCTGCCAGGTTTGCTGACAAAGATGCCATAAACTTCATGATAAAGCATGGCAGGGGCTTGGTCTGTGTGCCTATGGAGGGCAAGCGCTTAGATGGATTAGGGCTGCATCCTATGTTCGAAGATAATCAGGATCCTTATAAGACTGCGTGGACTATTTCTATTGATGCGAAAAAGGGTGTTAAGACAGGCATATCTGCGCATGATCGATCAGTTACTGTAAAGGCGCTTATAAATCCAAGGACAAGACCCAGTGACCTTGTGCGGCCTGGCCACATATTTCCTCTTAGGGCAAAACAGGGCGGCATCTTGACGCGCGCAGGTCATACAGAGGCATGCGTTGACCTGGCGAGGCTTGCCGGACTTTATCCAGCCGGTGTCATATGCGAGATAATAAAGGAAGACGGTACTATGGCAAGGACGCCTGATCTCGTGAAGTTCTCAAAGAGATACGGATTAAAAATCTGCACGATCGCGGATCTGATAGAATTCAGGCGGCGCTCAGAGAAGCTTGTAAAACGTATTGTCTCAACCCAGATCCCAACAGAATTTGGAAAATTTAAATTGCATATGTACGAATCTGCCATAGATGGGTCTCATCATGTTGCGCTGGTGAAAGGCGACCTCAGTGTGAATGGCCCTGTATTCGTGCGTGTTCATTCAGAATGCCTTACAGGCGATATCTTTGGTTCAAAGAGATGTGATTGTGGCGAACAGTTAAGACAGGCAATGAAGATCATAGACCAAAAAGGCAGCGGCGTACTCCTTTATATGAGGCAGGAAGGCAGGGGCATAGGGCTTATGAACAAGATACGAGCATATGCCCTGCAGGATAAAGGCCTGGATACAGTTCAGGCCAACGAGGCGCTTGGTTTTAAGCCAGACCTGAGGGATTATGGCATAGGCGCGCAGATACTCGTGGATCTGGGCCTGAAAAAGATAAATCTCATGACCAATAATCCAAAAAAGATCGTAGGGCTTGAGGGATATGGACTTGAGGTTGTCAGGAGGGTTTCTCTTGAGATGGAGCCGACGCATTCGAACAGGCGATACTTAAGAACAAAAAAAGAAAAGTTAGGACATAGACTAACAAAATATAGTTAACCCCATTCCAAATTCTGAGTGATGCGCAATTTATTTTTTGGAACTACTTGCGTACAATTCTGATGGATTGTTTGATTATCTTTAAGAATTTGGAACGGGGTTCAACTCACGTGCTCATTGAAGGAGGTAGGGTATGGTAAAGACTATTAGTGCGCAATTGATTGCAAAAGGGAAGAAGTTTGGTATAATTGCTTCCAGATTCAATGATTTTATTACTAACCGACTTTTGGAAGGCTGCATGGATACTTTGTTGCGCCATGGCGTGAAAGATAGCGACGTGACAGTAGCATGGGTGCCCGGTTCATTTGAAATCCCTGTTTTAGCGCACCGTATGGCAAAATCTAAAAAGTATGACTCTGTAATATGTCTTGGTACGGTGATCAGGGGTTCTACCCCGCATTTTGATTATATCGCCAGTGAGGTTGCAAAGGGTGTTGCGCATGTCTCGTTTGCTACAGGTGTGCCCGCAATATTCGGCATAATCACCGCTGATTCTATCGAACAGGCGATAGAAAGGGCTGGCACAAAGGAAGGCAATAAGGGCCGCGACGCAGCTCTATCAGCAATAGAGATGGCGAACTTAGTGGATGAGGTCTAAAAATGAGAAAACGCACATTGGCGCGGGAATGCGCCCTGAAGATCTTATATAGGATCGAGATCTCCAAGGAATCCATGAGGGATAGCATGAAGGATTTCTGGTCCGTAGAAAAGACAGATAAGGAAGTGAAGGATTTTGCGAATTCCATCGTGGATGGCACATGCGAAAATCTTTCCGGTATAGATAAACTTATCTCTAAATATGCTGACAACTGGGACATAAAAAGAATAGCTGTCATAGACAAGAATGTCCTGCGTATGGGCATCTACGAGATGCTGCATAGAGAGGATATTCCTCCAAAGGTCTCCATAAACGAGGCAATAGAGCTTGCCAAAAGATATGGAGATGTTGATTCTGGAAAATTTGTGAATGGTATACTGGACAAGGTCAGGAAGACAGAATGCAAAAAGTAGCAGATCTACATATTCACACCAATCTGTCAGATGGCACGTTTTCGCCTGAGAAAATCGTGGAGTATTCAAAAGCAAAGGGCCTGGCAGCGATCGCCATAACAGACCATGACACCTGTAAAGGGATCGCGCCTGCTATCATGGTAGCCAAGGGCCTTGGTATAGAAGTCATCCCTGGTATAGAGTTGAGCGCAGAGATGGATGATCGGGACCTGCATATACTTGGTTATTTTATAGACTGGCAGAACCAGGAATTTTTGAAAAAATTGGAGCACATTGTCCATATCAGAAAAGAACGCGCAAAAGAAATATTAAAAAGGCTAAAAAGGGTCAATGTTGACCTGGATGAAGGAGAACTTTTTAAATTGGCTAGCTGTTGTTCTGTTGGGCGTTTGCATATAGCGCAGCTTTTGTTTAAAAAGGGTTATGTTTCATCTATATCTGGCGCGTTTAAAGAGTATATTGGAGATAGTAGCCCATGTTATGTTAAAAAATTTAAACTCTCGCCCAAAGAGGCAGTGGATATGATAAAGGGAGTGGGGGGAGTGGCTGTCTTGGCCCATCCAAAGACGATTAATACCAAAGATAGGCCTTTAGAAGATTTTGTTGCCTTACTTGTGAAAGATGGGATACAGGGCATAGAGGCATATCATTCTGACAATACACAAAAGGACGAAAAGAAATTTAATGATCTTGCTGAAAAATATAATTTAGTCATGACTGGCGGTTCAGACTGTCACGGCTTTGGCAAAAAACAGATCTTGATAGGCAAGGTAAAGATTCCGTATGAACTGGTTGAAAGACTTAAGGGCTTGAAATGATCAATAAACATGAATTTTTTATGAGAAAGACTCTGGAACTGGCTGGAGACGGCAGGGGCACTAGCAATCCTAATCCAATGGTGGGCGCAGTAGTGGTAAAGAATGGGAAAATCATATCCAGTGCCTATCACAAGAGACCTGGCAGCCTGCATGCAGAGGCCATTGCATTAAGAAAGGCAGGAAAAAGGGCAAAAGACGCCACGCTCTATGTAAATCTAGAACCATGTAGGCACATAGGACGCACCCCACCGTGCACGGACGCCATTATAAAGAACAAGATAAAAAAAGTATACTGTGCGATGAAAGATCCTAATCCTCTAAATAGCGGCCGCGGCATTGATATATTAAAAAAGAATAAGATCGATGTGTCCGTGGGGCTCTTGCGGGACGAGGCGCTAAAATTAAACGAGGTTTTTACAAAATATATTACGAAAAAGATGCCATTTGTGACTTTAAAGATGGCAGAGTCTCTGGATGGAAAGATCGCTACAAGAAGCAGGGATTCAAAGTGGATAACTTCTGATATTTCTAGAAATTATGGCCATAGATTGCGTAGCCAGGTCGATGCGATACTGGTAGGTGTAAATACTATTTTAAAAGATGATCCATTGCTTACCTCAAGGAGGGCTCGCTCTCCCATAAAGGTCGTGCTCGACCCAGATCTAAAGGTATCTGAACGCGCAAAGATCTTTTCAAGGAAATCACCAAGTCTTTCCATAGTCGTCATACTAAAAAGTTCTTTATCTAAAAGATCCTCCATAGAAAAGATCAGGAGATTGAATAAAAAAGGTGTCCTTGTACTGACCTACCCTGGAAAGAACAGGAAGATAGACCTAAAAGCGCTCTTAAAGGAACTTGCTGAACTTGAGATAGCTCATCTTTTGATCGAGGGTGGAGGCGAAACCTCCGCAGGATTTATAGAAAAAGGATTAGTGGATAGAGTTTTCTTTTTTATAGCGCCAAAGATAATCGGAGGAAAAGACGCCGTGACTTCAGTAGAAGGTTTAGGAGTTGATAGAGTTAAAAAGGCTATAAAGTTGAAAGATATTAAAATCGAAAATATCGGAGAAGATATTTTAATAAAAGGAGACATAAAAGCTGACAGCTTATAGCTGAAGGCTGATAGCTTATCATGTTTACAGGAATAATTGAAGAAATGGGCTCAGTTGCAGGAATAGCGAGAAATCGCCTTAGGATAAGAGGGGCACTTGTCTCATCTGATGCAAAGATAGGCGACAGCATAGCTATTAATGGTACGTGCCTCAGCGTTACAGATATAAAGGGCGAGGTGCTTAGTTTTGACGCAATACAAGAGACACTTAAAAGAACTACGCTTGGCCAGCTAAAGATCAATGACCCTGTAAATCTTGAAAGAAGCCTAAAAGCAGATTCGAGGATGGGCGGTCATTTTGTAACCGGCCATATAGATTACACTGCCAGGATAATTGATATACTAAAAGGTTCAGGTGGAACTGGTTTTAGAATCTCCCTCTCTGCTGAATTTTCAGGATTTGTAGTAGAAAAAGGCTCCATAGCCCTGGATGGGATCAGTCTTACAGTGGCTAATGTTACAAGGGAGACCTTCACAGTATACTTAATCCCCCACACCTTAAAAGTCACAACCTTTGGCAAAAAGAAAAAAGGTGATTTTCTTAACGTAGAAACAGACCTACTGGCAAAATATCTCGCCAAACAAACACAAAAACCCAGCCTAGAGAACGTTCTTAAAAAATACAACTATATAGGTTGAACCTTGATATTGGTTCTAGTATAATAAAACTAACGGAAGGGGTGTACCATGTTTATTGTTATAAATCTAGTATGGTTTTTTGTGATCGTTGCTTTGGTGTTGTTCTTGACGAGGAAACACAAGGATTCTTCTTCTAAGGAGAGTGATGAAAAGATCAATGCGCTTCGGACAGAATGGAGCAATACGCTTTCGAAGAATACAGACCTTATATTGAAACAGCTGAACAATATGAATAATTCCGTTGGTTCTCAGCTCAGTAGCACTTCAAAGGTCTTTGGAGAGGTCAGGCAGAGCCTGGGTTCTCTGGACCAGAGAGCGCAGCAGATCCATGAAGTGGGCAGGGATATATCGAGCCTGCAGGAGATCCTTAGGGCGCCGAAAATGAGAGGTGGCCTTGGGGAGTTATTTCTGGAAAATCTCCTGGGGCAGATAATGCCAAACAAGGATCTTTACACTTTGCAGTATTCGTTTAAGAGCGGCGAAAGAGTGGACGCGGTGATAAAGATCGGTAAGAAGCTGGTACCTGTGGATTCAAAGTTTCCCATGGAGAGCTTTACGCGTTTTATAAAGGCTGAGAATGATGAAGACAGGAAGCGGGCCAAGAAAGAATTTGTTAAAGCGATAAGAGAGCATATAAACTCTATCGCGAGTAAATACATCCTTCCGGATGAAGACACCTATGATTTCGCGCTTATGTATATACCTGCTGAAAATGTCTACTACGAGGCTATTATAAAGGATGAGGATTTCGGGGAACAGAAGTCAATATTTTCTCATGCCGTATCAAGAAAGGTCATACCTGTTTCACCGAACAGTTTCTACGCGTATCTGCAGGTTATTATCCTTGGCCTGAGAGGCTTGGGCATAGAAGAAAAGACACAGGAGGTCATAAAGAAGCTAATAACCCTAAAAGGCTCTCTTGAAAAATTCAAACTGGACTTCGACAAGATGGGCACGCACATAGAGAACATTAAATCCAGTTACGACAGGGCAGAAGACCGTCTTGATA
Proteins encoded in this region:
- a CDS encoding bifunctional 3,4-dihydroxy-2-butanone-4-phosphate synthase/GTP cyclohydrolase II, which codes for MRFNAIQDVISDFKRGKMVIVIDDEGRENEGDLVVAARFADKDAINFMIKHGRGLVCVPMEGKRLDGLGLHPMFEDNQDPYKTAWTISIDAKKGVKTGISAHDRSVTVKALINPRTRPSDLVRPGHIFPLRAKQGGILTRAGHTEACVDLARLAGLYPAGVICEIIKEDGTMARTPDLVKFSKRYGLKICTIADLIEFRRRSEKLVKRIVSTQIPTEFGKFKLHMYESAIDGSHHVALVKGDLSVNGPVFVRVHSECLTGDIFGSKRCDCGEQLRQAMKIIDQKGSGVLLYMRQEGRGIGLMNKIRAYALQDKGLDTVQANEALGFKPDLRDYGIGAQILVDLGLKKINLMTNNPKKIVGLEGYGLEVVRRVSLEMEPTHSNRRYLRTKKEKLGHRLTKYS
- a CDS encoding DNA recombination protein RmuC, whose protein sequence is MFIVINLVWFFVIVALVLFLTRKHKDSSSKESDEKINALRTEWSNTLSKNTDLILKQLNNMNNSVGSQLSSTSKVFGEVRQSLGSLDQRAQQIHEVGRDISSLQEILRAPKMRGGLGELFLENLLGQIMPNKDLYTLQYSFKSGERVDAVIKIGKKLVPVDSKFPMESFTRFIKAENDEDRKRAKKEFVKAIREHINSIASKYILPDEDTYDFALMYIPAENVYYEAIIKDEDFGEQKSIFSHAVSRKVIPVSPNSFYAYLQVIILGLRGLGIEEKTQEVIKKLITLKGSLEKFKLDFDKMGTHIENIKSSYDRAEDRLDKFDNKLSTIDSLDRKKIEKKG
- a CDS encoding riboflavin synthase; this encodes MFTGIIEEMGSVAGIARNRLRIRGALVSSDAKIGDSIAINGTCLSVTDIKGEVLSFDAIQETLKRTTLGQLKINDPVNLERSLKADSRMGGHFVTGHIDYTARIIDILKGSGGTGFRISLSAEFSGFVVEKGSIALDGISLTVANVTRETFTVYLIPHTLKVTTFGKKKKGDFLNVETDLLAKYLAKQTQKPSLENVLKKYNYIG
- a CDS encoding glycosyl transferase; translation: MIPLKTYLIPFFTSFALSILLTPLVRRIALNRGYIAKPTKDRWHKTETALFGGIAIFISFIVPYVIFVKPDINITGIILCGAMIFALGLFDDIKHIKPHTKLIGQIIIASLLVSFGVNIKVIPYQIISMPLTVLWIVAIVNSFNLLDNMDGLSAGIAAIVSSIIFVFALLNGSLLLALPALILAGSLLGFLRYNFNPAKIFMGDSGSMFIGFMLAAITLQGSWKESTHLVMILVIPVLVLAVPILDTVFVAIARSLSKHKIFQGGRDHISHRMVVLGLSDKKTVIALYCISILFGGISVLSMFVSSMVTLMLVLVAAITLIYFATFLGKVKVYTDLEPKDFKKKSGKVILDGMLMHKRRMLEVGIDFILICVAYVSAYLLRFEGILSLENQSLIVKSLPVVVIIKYAVFFKFGLYRGIWRYVSVTDLIDIFKAILFASVAAAMAVLFVWRFQGFSRAVFVIDWLLLFVLISGTRILERIYKEIFDQASLSGKNVLIYGAGDAGEIVLREIKNNKILGYKPVGFLDDDEEKLGRRIHGVSVLGSRKDMMQITKRKEVHEIIVAIPDLPKDLFEETVGICRSLDINCKKMQDILPK
- the nusB gene encoding transcription antitermination factor NusB, which produces MRKRTLARECALKILYRIEISKESMRDSMKDFWSVEKTDKEVKDFANSIVDGTCENLSGIDKLISKYADNWDIKRIAVIDKNVLRMGIYEMLHREDIPPKVSINEAIELAKRYGDVDSGKFVNGILDKVRKTECKK
- a CDS encoding glycosyltransferase family 4 protein, producing MKIVRIIARLNVGGPARNAVLLSEGLRCEGQGTPYQSLRSGTGQAKDKGQGGYETILVCGEVSNNEGDMTYLARDKGVVPIIVKELGRDLSIINDWKAFWKICKIIRKEKPDIVHTHTAKAGALGRLAGILCGCRLVHTFHGHVFRGYFGRVKSWMFLWVEKILALFTDKIITVSETLKKELVVEYRIAPEGKVQVVELGFDLGELLSLPVKEAGDIVKIGIVGRLVPIKNHKMLFRVASRDKGQGTRDKVRFIVIGDGGLRSDLENYVKELGIKDIVEFKGWVKDLKEIYEDMDILVLTSLNEGTPVSIIEAMASARPVVATDVGGVRDVVEDGKSGYLVKSGDERDFSEKLAGLVSDRDKRLRFGEYGRESVRERFSKERLIKDIYKLYNKALSKGDSLR
- the ribE gene encoding 6,7-dimethyl-8-ribityllumazine synthase — translated: MVKTISAQLIAKGKKFGIIASRFNDFITNRLLEGCMDTLLRHGVKDSDVTVAWVPGSFEIPVLAHRMAKSKKYDSVICLGTVIRGSTPHFDYIASEVAKGVAHVSFATGVPAIFGIITADSIEQAIERAGTKEGNKGRDAALSAIEMANLVDEV
- a CDS encoding PHP domain-containing protein, which encodes MQKVADLHIHTNLSDGTFSPEKIVEYSKAKGLAAIAITDHDTCKGIAPAIMVAKGLGIEVIPGIELSAEMDDRDLHILGYFIDWQNQEFLKKLEHIVHIRKERAKEILKRLKRVNVDLDEGELFKLASCCSVGRLHIAQLLFKKGYVSSISGAFKEYIGDSSPCYVKKFKLSPKEAVDMIKGVGGVAVLAHPKTINTKDRPLEDFVALLVKDGIQGIEAYHSDNTQKDEKKFNDLAEKYNLVMTGGSDCHGFGKKQILIGKVKIPYELVERLKGLK
- a CDS encoding GDP-mannose 4,6-dehydratase; protein product: MKTLITGGAGFIGSHLADELIKAGNSVTALDDLSTGRFENIAHLDGNKNFRFVEGTVLNESLVDKLVEKCDAVYHLAAAVGVDLIVKKPLESLVTNIKGSEIVLEMVHRYHKKVLITSTSEIYGKNTNGPLKEEDDRILGSPLKARWGYSTAKAVDEILAYTYWRQKKVPSVIVRLFNTVGPRQTGAYGMVVPRFVNQSLKGKDITIYGDGKQSRCFLHVKDVVGALIKLMTNKDAVGKVFNIGSQEEISIENLAKKVIEITKSRSKLVYIPYDKAYEDGFEDMQRRVPDTTKVNKAIGFKPTIDLEGIIKSVVDYSMTHHEKGK
- a CDS encoding glycosyltransferase family 1 protein, giving the protein MKIGIDIRSTLKKKTGIGKYTLNLINALARVDSDNSYYLYSRKKILDFKRRLPKLPGANFSHCRVLRDLDVFHTSSYDLEKPKKAKYIVTIHDVIIKAYPHGHSEQTIKEVDEKLKRVLGEADVLVADSYNTKADLVKFYGVGEKRITVIYPGVNVRDPVPVASLRYGAGKGNGEYILFVGTLEPRKNVEGVIKAFDWLKKEYGIKHKLYIVGMKGWMFENIFKVYEASEFKNDIIFKGYVDDGELDRLYRQATLFVYPSFYEGFGFPVIEAFSYGLPVVTSRTSSCGEIGKDSALLVDPANYKDIGERILKILNSEDLQKELANRGIDRAKEFSWDRTAKEFLKLITSTCSTS
- the ribD gene encoding bifunctional diaminohydroxyphosphoribosylaminopyrimidine deaminase/5-amino-6-(5-phosphoribosylamino)uracil reductase RibD, giving the protein MINKHEFFMRKTLELAGDGRGTSNPNPMVGAVVVKNGKIISSAYHKRPGSLHAEAIALRKAGKRAKDATLYVNLEPCRHIGRTPPCTDAIIKNKIKKVYCAMKDPNPLNSGRGIDILKKNKIDVSVGLLRDEALKLNEVFTKYITKKMPFVTLKMAESLDGKIATRSRDSKWITSDISRNYGHRLRSQVDAILVGVNTILKDDPLLTSRRARSPIKVVLDPDLKVSERAKIFSRKSPSLSIVVILKSSLSKRSSIEKIRRLNKKGVLVLTYPGKNRKIDLKALLKELAELEIAHLLIEGGGETSAGFIEKGLVDRVFFFIAPKIIGGKDAVTSVEGLGVDRVKKAIKLKDIKIENIGEDILIKGDIKADSL